From Chloroflexota bacterium, one genomic window encodes:
- a CDS encoding SDR family oxidoreductase produces the protein MRLESKVALITGAGAGIGRATALRFAAEGASIVASDISEASAVETAAAVREAGGEATAIGGDVVSDSDAKAMVQAAIDAYGKLDTLLNSAGVSGRIDLGEGATHEDVWDKVMDVNIKGTYLVSWHAAPEMEAAGGGSIINIGSIMSLVGYPMGMTNGFSPYNPSKGAVLQFTRNLALDLAPKGIRVNCICPGYVETNMTRILTDVPESYEFLKQRHPIGRLGQPDDIANAALYLASDESAFVTGTPLVVDGGYTAQ, from the coding sequence ATGCGTTTGGAAAGCAAGGTCGCGCTGATAACGGGCGCGGGAGCGGGCATCGGCAGGGCAACCGCGCTCAGGTTCGCGGCAGAAGGCGCGAGCATCGTGGCGTCTGACATCAGCGAGGCATCCGCGGTCGAGACTGCCGCTGCCGTTAGGGAAGCGGGCGGCGAAGCAACGGCAATAGGCGGCGATGTCGTAAGCGACTCAGACGCGAAAGCGATGGTGCAAGCCGCCATAGACGCATACGGCAAACTCGATACGCTGCTGAATAGCGCGGGAGTGAGCGGCAGAATCGACCTCGGAGAAGGCGCGACGCACGAAGATGTTTGGGACAAGGTGATGGATGTGAACATTAAAGGCACTTACTTGGTTTCTTGGCATGCCGCGCCTGAGATGGAAGCGGCGGGCGGCGGCTCCATCATCAACATCGGCTCCATCATGTCGCTGGTGGGGTATCCTATGGGAATGACCAACGGCTTCAGCCCATACAACCCGTCCAAGGGCGCGGTGCTCCAATTCACACGCAATCTGGCGCTTGATCTCGCGCCTAAAGGCATCCGCGTTAACTGCATATGCCCCGGCTATGTGGAGACGAACATGACCCGCATTCTGACTGATGTTCCGGAGTCTTATGAGTTCCTGAAGCAGAGGCATCCGATAGGGCGGCTGGGGCAGCCGGACGACATCGCCAACGCAGCCCTGTACCTCGCATCTGACGAGTCCGCATTCGTAACAGGCACGCCGTTGGTGGTGGACGGCGGATATACGGCGCAGTAG